The Mangrovibacterium diazotrophicum DNA window CTATTACGAACCTGTGTTAGGTTTTCCGTGAAGGCAAAAACAAAAATTATTTGAAAAAAATTGAAAAAAGCATTATCTGCGCCTTGGTGAGTTCTTTACGAATGTAATTCAACGCGTGCCGAATCTGCGAATCAACGGTATTTTCAGAAATCTCCAGTCGACCGGCAATTTGCTTATAGCTCAAACCTTCAAATCGACTCATTCTAAAAATTTGCTTTCGTCTTTCCGGTAAATTTTCAATCAATGCCACGACCTTATCTTCCAGTTCCTTGCGCCAATCCCCTTCCTCCTGGTCCGTAACATGAAGATCAATCATCGCTTCATTTCCTACAAAATAAAGCTTTCGGGTGATGCCCTTTCGCAACTGGTCAACAACCTCGTGCCGGGCAATGGTAAATATGAAAGATACAAAGGCACGATCCGGATTTACTTTTTCGCGCTGAGTCCACAACTTTATAAAAACACGTTGCACCACATCGTCTGCATCCAGCTGGGAGGGAGCAAACTTCAATACAAAACCATTCAGTTTTGATTTGTAACGGTGGAACAAGATCTCAAAAGCCATCTGATCACCTGAGACAAAGCGTTCGACCAACTCTCTTTCAGTATTGAGCTCAAGTTTGGGCAAGTTCTATTCGTTAATTAGGATTTGCTACGAAAGTAAACAGCTTTAAGGAGAAAGCAAAGTTTGCCTCTTCTCCTGGTATATTAATCGACGGATTTAATAGAGGTTAAATGAAATTTATCAAGTCTACAGAAAAAATTAGGACGACTATTTCATCGTTTCTAACTCCAAAACTCCGTCGGATAAGACATTACCTGAAAGCGTTATTTCACTCTCATCCTGCTTCGAAACTCGCACCAATGTTTTTAAACCAGCGCCGCCAATGCTTCCCTTTACTATAAGTTTTTGCACTTGGCTCGCATAAATTCCAGCTTCTGTTTCGGTTTTGAGATTAGTGAGATCAAGGGCATCGAGAACGCAATTGACGGACTTTTCAATAAAAACTGCGGGACGGGCATCTATTTGTTTCGTCACAAAAGCACAGTTATCAAAGCGAATGTTTTCGGCATGGCGCAAATAGAATCCGTAAGCTGGCAGCACGCCGAACATGGTTGCTTCGGGGTAATCTTTGGGCTTGTACTCAACGGGACATTGAAAATCGGCCAAAGTCCCTCCTCCCGCAGATTCGACAATAATATCGTTCAAGCGAACATTACGGACTGGGAATCCCGGCTGTCCGGTGATGGAACAAGCAGTGTTTCCTTCAGTTTTTACCCGAACATGGCTGATGCTCACATCGCTTATTTCACCGACATGATCAATTGTTACCCCCGATTTATGGGACCGGGCACGGTTTCCCAATCGAATAAAGATGGGAGCTTCTGTTCCTTCAACCTGGATGTTGTTGATGCTGATTCCCTCCATTTTTCCGCCATCCACAATCTCGAGCGAAATGGCCGAGCTGCCGGTTGGGGCACCGTAAAAAGTGGGTTCTTTTATGGGCGAGGGCTTAACGACACAGTTCGAAATGGTGATGTTCCGGAAACCGCCGTTCGACTCTGTTCCCATTTTTATCGCATTGCAGCGACTACTGATCACACAATTCGTGATCGCGATATTTTCGCAGGCTCGTGGTGATGTACTTTTTAAGGTCACTCCATCGTCGTCAGAATCGGAAATGAAATCGGAAACCGTCACATCGTGGCATCCGTCCAAATCGAGACCATCGTTGTTGTAATTATTCCGGTTGAAAACCTTCACCCCACGAATCTGCACCTCGTCACAAGCCAGGTAGTGCTGCATCCAGCAACCGGAATTTCGCAAACTGATGTTCTCCACCAACACATTGCGGCAGGTGATAAAACGAAGCAAATGCGGGCGCGTAATCCCCTCATCATTCTTGGTCAGTTTCTTGAAACTGCGGCCCTGCCCGTCGATTGTTCCATAGCCCGTAATACTGACGTTAGTCGCATCTTCTGCATAAATCAACTGGATGGTCGCTTCCTGCGTACGCAGGGAAATATAGCCGGGTTTGATTTTTGTGTAGTCCTTCAAATCCCGGCTTCCGAACAGTACAGCGCCACTTTCGAGGTAAAAATTGACGTTGCTTTTCAAAAAAATGGAACCGGTTTTAAAATGACCGGCCGGAATCACAACGGTTCCTCCTCCGGCTTCCGAACACTGATCAATCGCCTGCTGAATGGCTTGGGTTGAAAGGAAAGCAGTATCAGCTTTCGCGCCAAAATCAAGAATATTATATTCCCGGGCTGATCCGCTGTTTACAACAAACAGCCCGATTAAAGCGAACAAAACGAATAGGTAAGATTTCATTGTTTACTGGTTTCTTGTTAGTTAATTGAATGTATATTGAAAATTATCGAACACCGCCGTCCCGCCTGTTTGATCTTGGTTGAAAGAGAACAAGCCAATTTTGGGGCCTTTCCAGTTTCCGCTCAAAACATGAAAATTAGCTCCCATCGTTTTGAAATTGACCTGATCGGTACTGAAATAAAATTGATTTTGCTTTGGAATAGCACTGATTAAAAGTTTCAGCCAGACAGTTGTCTCCTTGATCTTTTTTTCTTGTTTCATCCCGTTCACCACGGTGAAAATATACAGATCACCCTTCTTCTTTTCTATCCCGACCAAGGCAAATTCCTTCGCCATTAAACAAAGGCCGGCTAACTGTCCATCCTGCAGCTGGCTTCCGTCGAGTTCAACTTGTGCCTGCCCCGAACTTCCGATTACTTTTTGAGTAAGCGTATTTTTCGCTTGCAAAAATCCTGGCGCATAAAGTGCATCCAACGCCAGCTTTCCGGCTTGCCGCGTTAATGACCAAGCCGAATCCACCGGATTGTGATTCCACGACCATTGCAAGCCAAGTTCTGCGGAATCGAAATTATCCGAAGATTGCGGTTTCATAATTTCCGAAGTACCGTTCATCAACGGCTTTTTCCAAACATAAACAGGTTCGCCAATGCCGTTGCGATCCAGATCCACGCCAACCACCGGCCAGCCATCGCTCCAGTAAGCAGGTTGCAAGTGAACCACGCGACCAACGGCCGGAACCGATTGGAAATGCAGAAACCACCATTCGCCATTTGGTGTATCAACCAACGCACCCTGATGTGGACCATTAATCGTTGTTGAACCGGTTTCCAACACCACTTTCTTCTCGTAAGGTCCGTAAATATCTTTCGATCTTAAAACTGTCTGCCAACCTTTTTCTACGCCGCCCTCGGGAATACTCAGATAGTAGTAGCCATCTTTCTTCATGATTTTGGTTCCTTCGGCAACGGGCCCGGTGTAAACCGTCAAACCATCGTCGAGCAACGATTTTCCGTCGGCACTCATTTTATGAATAAGGATCGGTCCCGCACCGACCTTGCTGTGCCCGAGATAAGCCTGGCCGTCCTCATCCCAAAACGGACAAGGGTCTTCCCAACCAGCAATTGCGACGACTTGAGTCAATGGTTCCCAAGGCCCTTCAGGCCTGTCGGCCGACGACATGAAAAGACCTTCTTTGGGAGTACAGAAATAGACCCAGAATTTACCGTTGTGATACCTGATTGCCGGAGCCCAGCTTCCGCCGGCATAGCGATTGTTGGTGTCGTATGCCGGATCGAATTCAAACCGATCATAAACACGTCCAATGATCGTCCAATTGACCAAATCGGTGGAATGCAACACCGGCATTCCCATAAAATGAAATTCGGAACAAACCATGTAGAAATCGGCCCCAACACGAACCACATCGGGATCGGAATAGTCGGCATTCAACACCGGGTTGATGTAGGTTCCGTTTCCCTGATCACCCCAGGAAAGAACCTGTGCGGAAACTGCAAAATTTCCCATCAAAACAAAACTGAGACAAATCAGGATCAACTTTAAATCGTTCATAAATTCAGGTTTTACGTCGTACTCGCAATGCGTTTGATGCCTATTGATAACCGCTCTACAAATTACAAAAAACAGGCTATTTCCGAACCTGCCGATACTTCTTTCGATATTCTGCTGGTGTCAGGTTGTATTTGGCTTTAAAACATTTTCCAAAATATTTCAGATCCGAAAAACCAACCTGGTAGCATGCTTCTTTCACCAACACATTTTCTTCCGCCAAAATCTTTGCAGCCTGGCTGAGTCGAATTTCGCGAATGAATTCGATCGGTGACGAACCCGTTAAACTCTTCAGTTTGTTGAAAAAAGTCGTTTTCGACAAATTGACCTGCTTGCCCAACTCCTCCACCGAAAACTCCGGATCCTCCATGTGATCTATAATATATTTAACAAGCTCTTCCATGAATTCCTGATCCTTGGTCGACAACGGCATTAACTCCTCATCTGTTTCGGGCATGAAATCGGGTTGCTTGTAAAATGCCTGCAATCGTCGGCGTTGCTCCATCAAATTGGCAATTCGCGCTTTAAAATAGCCGACACTGAAGGGTTTAGTCAGGTAATCATCGGCGCCATGAGTCAAGCCCGACAATTTACTCTCGGCATCGGTTTTAGCCGAAAGCAAAACAATGGGAATGTGGCTTGTCGACTCGTCATTGCGCAGGCGTTTTAGCAACTCGATGCCATCCATTTTCGGCATCATAATATCGCTGACAATGAAATCGGGGTTGTGTTGCAAGGCCAACTGCAAACCTTCCTCTCCGTCGCCCGCTTCATAAATTGTGTAATCTTCTTCGTCCAGCAAACTTTTCATGAAGTGCCTCAACTCCGGATCATCTTCTACCAATAATCCAATTGGATTGGCTCTTTTTTCGGCCTTTGCCGGAAGTACCTTTTCCGCCGTCAAATTTTCGTCGACAGCTTGTGCGTTCTCACGTTGCGGAGAAACCAAGTCCACATCCGAGCCAAAATGGCTGTGTCCTTTTTGAAAACTGATGGCAACTTTTGTCCCGTCTCCAACCTTACTATCAAGCTGGATTTTTGCTCCATGCTGATCGGCAAAATCTTTCACCAACGACAGGCCAATTCCGGTGCTGGGATTATCCGGGTTTTCATTGAAATTTGAAAACCGAACAAACAGTTTCTTTTGCTTTTCAACCGAAATTCCAGGTCCATTGTCCTCGATACGAATAATCGCGGAACGGTCGGTTTCTTCTGCCGTTAACTTCACCGCACTTCCGGCAGGACAATACTTCAGCGCGTTGGACACCAAATTAACAAGCATTTTGTCGATCATCTCTTTGTCACCCCAAATCCGAACAGGCGATTCTGATTCGACGATTGTCAGTTTGATCTTTTTACTGATTGCAAGCTCTTCAAATTCAACTGCAACCTGCTTCACAAGTTGATTCAAGTCCAGCTGTTCAACCTGCAACCGATGTGTCTGAAACTTTCGTAAATCCAAAATTTGGTTAATTAATTTCAGCAATCGCTGCGTGCTTTGTTCCACCACCGAAAGCTGCTTACGAATCGGTTCAGGCGTATTCTGATCATTTACCATTTTTTCAACCGGAGCGGCAATCATGGTCAGCGGTGTACGTATTTCGTGCGATATATCAGTAAAAAAGCGCAATTTCAAATCAGCCATTTTCTGCTGCATCGCCATTTCATTTCGCAATTTGAAAATGGTGAGGATCGTTTTCTGAATCAACACAAACAGGCCCAAGAATAAGATAAAGTAAATGGCGTAAGCGAGCTTTGTCTCCCAAACTGACGGTTTTATCTTTATCTGCAAACGCCGCTCATTGTCGACCCAAACACCATTGCCATTCGTGGAGGAAACACGAAACTGATAATCTCCATGCGAGAGGTTTGTATAAGTCGCTGTCCGCTCAGCCCCGGTGTAATTCCAACTCTCTTCAAGACCGTCCAGCTTGTATCGGTATTGAATGTTCTTGCGTGCACTAAAATCGAGCGCTGCAAACTGCAACTTCAAAAAGTTTTGGTTGTGTTTTAACACGATCGTACTCCGATCATCTACGGAATAATCGAGTACTGATAGCCGAGACGAATCGGGAACATTGTTCATCAATTCGAAGCCCGTGAGGGCCAGATAAGGTTTAAAGTCGCTGACACCAACATTATCAGGATTGAGCTGCAGAATACCGTCAGAGAATCCAAACAGCAACTCTCCGTTCCTGAGCTTGCAGACGGCCGATTCTGAAAAGAGATTCTCGCCGACCACCGTTTTTACTTCCGCAAAAGTTTCAAAGCTCTCAGTTTCCGGGTCGTAACGAACCAGATTTCGTTCGGAACAAATCCAAATCCGCCCGCTATCGTCCTCTTGTATGCCTGTAATTCCTCCAATCAGGCTGGTCGTTTGCGCCGAGTAGCTTTCAAATTGGGCAGGGAACCCGTCGACAGTTTGAGCCGATTGTCTGTATAAATTTCCGCCGTAGGTGGCTAAAAACAAATTACCGTTTTCAGCCTCGTATACATACAAAATATCGTGATTCGGGAAATCAGCGTATTGCTTAAATGGAAGATCAGCTGCGGATTTCCCGGTAATTTTCAGGGATACCAAGCCATTTGTTGTCGCAACTTGCAACTCATTATTTTTGGTAAGCGTCATCCATCTCACCCACGAATAATCGTCTTCCGGGTAATTCAAAAGCTCATTGCGAATATTCAGGAAACGGATTTCCCTTCCGTCTTTCTCCAATAAATTCAATCCACCGCCCCAAGTTCCAACCCAAATTCGTCCGCTAGAATCCTGAAGCATACAATACACATCATCGTCGTTCAAACTGTATTGACCGCCCGACTCGCTATCGAACTTTGAAACACGATAAGCTCCCGATTTGGTATCGGGAACGAAATGGTAGATTCCTTCTCCCCGGGTTCCCAGCCAAACGGTTCCGTCTTTATCCTGTAAAATGCAATAAATTGCACTCTTCCAAAGCGAATGTTCCTCATCGACATACTCTCCCTGTGGCGAGAGATAGCCGATTAATTGTTGTTCCGCATCAAAAATCGCCAATCGGGATTCATCCTTGGTGGCAACCCAAATATTTCCGTTGAGGTCTTCAGCCAGAGCGCGCACATTGTTAGCTCCGGTCTGCGAAACAGGCAATTGCAACTTTCGCATTTTTTGGCGGGCAAACGAAAGCTTCTGCAAGCCCTGATTACGACTGCTAAACCACAAATTATCCTGCTGATCCACAAAAAATGTATAGTCCACATTTCGTAGAACTTTATTCCGGGCTATGTCTTCCACCATCTTGTCTGTTGCACGATCGTAGAAATAAAGCCCGCCGTTTTTAGGTTGAATCCATAAATTTCCCTCTTGGTCGTTCAGAACAAGGGGAATCGACCGTTGCGTTTGCACAACGGGCTTATCTTGATTGGCTAAAAAAGCAGTTAGCTTTTCCACTTCAAACTGAAAACGATAGATCCCGGGTTGCGCATTCGAAAACCAAAGTTCTCGGTTCAGGCTATCAACATACAAAACCCGCAATCCGGACATATCCACTTTATTTCTGAACTGCTTGCCAAAATTCTTAAATTCTCCCTTGTTAATATCATAGATGAAGAATCCATTCTCAGACGTAGTAAAAAGAATACAGCCTTGCTGCAACCACCTGGCACCAATTATGGTTGACTGATTCTCGGAATTGATCTTAAAAAATACGCGATCGCGTTTGTCATACCTCCAGATTTGTCCTCCTTCACCGGCAAACCAAATTGACTGTTCGTTCTCCGCAGAACAACGCAATACTGCATTAATCGATTGAACTTGGCCTTTCAATTCGTAGCTGTGAGCAGGTTCACCGACACCATCCCGGTCGATAAACTGCAGGCCCTCATCTGTTAGAAACCAGGTGTTCTGTTGAAAATCTTCACGAATGTCAAAAATCCGTTTCCACTTTAATTTCCCTTCTGCATCACCATAAACTGAAAGGTTGAATAACGAATCACGAATGCAGACAGCTTTTGCGTCTTCTGATAGCAACCAAACTTTTCCCGATGGCATCACCCGGATTTCGGAGACCTGGAAATCAGGCATAGCATCATGCAGAAGCCAGAATTTTTCCAGAGAGGGCTGGTAACAGTATACTTCAGATTGGTTTGACTGCAACCAAAGACGCCCAAATCTATCCTCCTGCAAATTGTTAATCCGATTCGACTTCAATTGGACCGCTTGCGACGACGAGGGCCGAACGGCTTGAAAGCGGTAACCATCGTAACGGATCAATCCATCGAAAGTACCAAGCCAAAGAAAGCCCTTTCGATCCTGAATGATTTTCAAGATAGAAGACTGTTCCAGCCCGTGTTCTTCCGAAAAGTGTTCAACAAATGAATCGGGAAGTGCGACAGCATTCCTGCAGAGCGCAAAAAGAACCAGTAGAAAAAATGAAATTTTATGGTTGATCAAAAGCCTCATAAGCCCAGTTTGGTCAACAAATTTATTGAAAAATCGACAGTTCGGCGATTCGCCGTGTAAGGACGGCAAATACACCTCGAAGTTCAGTCAATTTATACCCTCTCCAACATGGTCACCAACTTTCGATTTCCCGGTTTGTGCGTGAACCCTTAAAAAGTAAGCCGGCATTCGAACTTAACTCTGTCCTCTCAATCGGGCCATCAACTGCTTCACATCTTCATTATCCGGATAAAGCTTCAATATCTCGTCACCCAAAGTCGTTGCTTTTGCCATGTTGCTGTTGGTTAAATAAAACTGCAGTAACTCGAGACGGCTATTCAAATCCTGAACCGCATCAACTTCTTTCAATAAATAAGACTCCGCCTTCGATTTATCTTTCATGAAATCGTAAAGCATCGCAATATTGTGGTTCACGCGAGGATAGTTCGGATCAATTTTGCTCGCTTTCAACAACACTGCCAGCGACTCGTCGTATCGTCCCAGTTCACTCAAAACCAAACCCAATGCATAGGTTGCACCGGCGTCATCGGGCTGATGCTCTAAATAAATCCGGAAATGCTTCTCGGCCAAATCGTTTCTACGTGTCTGGTTATACAGATAGGCCAAATTCAGATTCACAAAATACATCTCGCCATCTTGCTCCAACGCTGCTTTGTAATACTGTTCGGCCTTCGCAAATTGGCTCTGGTGATAATAGAAATTGGCCATGTTGATTTTGCCGGTTGGAAAATCGGCGCTGTACAATAAAACCTCCTTGTATTCTTCCAAAGCCTTGTTGAAAGAACTCTTGTTCTTTTCCGGAACCTGATCGCTGCCGATTCGCAACAAATTAGCAGCGGCTTCCGTCCGAACAGCTTTCGTGTCATCGGTCAGGCCGTCAATCAGGCGGCTTATATTTTCCGGGGTTCCTTGCTGCAAACTCGCCATTGCCACCAGCCGCAGTGAAGGGTCGAGGTTTACCAGGTAATTGTCAACAACACCGGCCATTGTATCAGGATAATACGCCCCCAGGTCTTGCAAAGCCAAACTTCGGATATTTGGCGGATACAAATCGTTTCCGGCAATTTCCTTTAATTCGCTTGCAGCCTCGGTTTTACCGTCTTTTGCGGCAGCAAATGCTTGTGAATAATGGAATCGTCTCCGGCTTCCAAACCATTCTGTAATATACTTATCAGACCATTGATTGGTCTGATCAACGTGACATTGATTACAAGCATTGGGCGTTCCGTTTTTAATCGACAAATCAGGCCGTGGAATACGGAAACTGTGATCGCGCCGGTAATCGACGCCCATATAATAACGACCGTGCATGTGGCAGTTGATACACTCGGTACCCGAACCGACATCGAATTTCACACCCGACTCGGAAATAACCGCTTTCCCCGGCATTCCTGCACTTTTATGGTGATGGTGGCTGTAGGTATCGTAAACATCTTTTTGGTGACATTGCAGGCAAAGCCGGTTGCCATCGAACAAGCGTTCGCCGCTATGCACGTTGTGGCAATCGTTACATTTCACGCCGCGTTGGTACATTTTACTTTGCATGAACGACGCGTACACGTAATCTTCATCCTTGATTTGCCCATCGACATACCACGAAGGTTCATCAGGCAAAACAACCCGACTGTGATCGTAAATACTTTTGGCTGAATAATCCATGTCGCTAAGCGAACTTTTACGCGAATGGCAACGCATGCAAAGATTCACGTATTCCGCGTTATCAATGTTGCTGGTTTTCACCTCCAGCCCGAAATTTTCAAAGCCTTCCCGCGAATAGGCGGGCAACTCAGCCCATTGCACGTGGTTTGAACCAGGTCCGTGACAAGCCTCGCAACTCACATTTATTTCAGACCAAGTGGTGTGATACGAATCTTTTTCAGCATCGTATCCTTTCACCAGATTCGTTGAATGACATTCGGCGCACATGCCGTTCCAGTTCTGCGCCTGGTTGGTCCAGTGCAGCCAGTTGTTGGCATCAATCACCTGGTCTTTGTAAGTTGAATCGGCCATGTGATACCAGACTTTGTCCAGCGTATTCCAGGTAATCGGCAAGGTCTGCAGACGTCCGCGATCAAATTCAACCAGGTACTGCTGCAAAGGCGTATAACCAAATACATACTTCACTTCGTAATCGTGCATTTGCCCATCTTCACCATCACTTAAAACGAAAAACTTTCCTTCTTTGCGAAACATGCGGTAAGTATGCCCTTGAGCTTCGAGTGTTTTGTCGGAAAAATCGCCCAGCACCGTTGAATCATTCGCCACATCCATAGCCCGCTCGTGATGAGAACCTTTCCAATCGTTGTACTCATTCAGGTGACATTCTTTACAATTCTGCGCACCAACAAACCGGGGCGTTGTATCAACGAGCTCCACATCGGGTTTCAACAAAACGAACCTCAATACCATGAGCGCCGGGAAAAGCAAAACAAGGACAAGGGCTAATATGCGGATTAATTTTTTTGTTTGTTTGATATCCATACTCAGGCGTACATTACTTGTGAACGATCGAATTTACTACGCTTTACGGGGTTGGCAGTATCAACCAGTACTTTGTTGCCTTTGAACGCAATTGGATAGTAATCCAAAGCCCGGGCAGCGGGTGACGAAATTACACTCCCATCTTTGTCAAAAGCCGAAGCATGACAAGGACATTCGAAACGATCGTGGTTGGTATTGAATTGAATGACACATCCTAAATGGGTGCATTTTGACGAAACAGCGATGAAACCGCCATCGTCCAGGCGACACAGAAAGAATTCGGCCGACCCGAACGGGTAAACCCGGCCTTTTTCAAAAACGGAAACTTCGCCCGCTTCGTAATAGCTCGTTTCTGCCAGAGCACCTTTTCGATGCCCCAGGAGACGAATGAAAACGTATCCGAATTCAAGCGACGCCAAGCTGTAAAGTATTCCTTTAAAAAATTTCCGTCTACCTATTTTCATCATAATCTAACGATTGTTATTCGACTGAATACCGTTTCATTTCTCTAAAAAATCAGTTGCATTCCCGCTCCACGCAGCAGGCTGCCGGTCAGCATCATCACCAAATATGCAACAAGTATGATTGTTACCGAAACCAGAACAAGCTCCATGGCATCGGCCTTAAATTTCTTTTTCACGAAATATAGGTAAACTCCCACCGGCACAAAATAGATTAGCGCCGGCAGCACGCCCTCGCTAATCAGCACGGGCCAGGACGAAAACCAGTGCCCGAAATCGAGCAGCAAATCATCGATGACGATGATCGCAAAGGTGAAGACCGCTGTAACAATAGCTGAGAGGATAGTTATTTTCTTCCCTTTTTCCGAGTAAAACCAGACGCCTTCGTTCACCTTCCGAAAATGCACAAACGGGATGATGATGAACAGCTCAATGACCAACAGTGGAATTAAAAATGAAGCGAAAGCCGGGTGCATGTGCATGAGCAGTTCCTGGAAACCCATAAAGTACCAGGGCGCTTTACTCGGGTTTGGACTGACCAATGGCTTCGCTTTGTCCAGCAACGGTGCATCAACAAAGAAAGAAAACAGCATTAGCACGATGATCACCACCAACGCTGTTAAGGCTTCCTTATACACCAAATTCGGATGAGTTTCAACTTTTGTAGTTCGTTCCGAATGCGGTATAGCCACCCCTTTTGCCCGGCGTACCAGCCAAAAATGAACAAACATGAAAAAGACAAGCAACAATGGAAGTAAACCGGTGTGAAAATTATAAAAGCGAAGCAGCGTATCGTCATTCACAACATCGCCACCACGAATCATATCGGCCAAAAACTTGCCGACCAGCGGCGTATAATTCAGCATGTTCGTCATAATGGTCACCGCCCAGTACGAGAGCTGATCCCAGGGCAACAGGTAACCTGTGAAGTTGGAACACACAACCAGGAACATTAGCAGCAAACCGTAAAGCCAGTTCTTACGGCGTTCGTGGTAAACGGCTTGCGCATAAAAAACGCGCACTAAATGTAGAAACGAAACCACCACCAAAAGCATGGCACTCCAGTAATGCAGGTTTCGAAGCAACTGTCCAAAAAGGACATCCTTCTGCAGTCTGACAATCGAATCGTAAGCGCCACTACCAGAAGGAACATAAGCAAAACGGAGCAACATACCCGTGATGAAAAGTATGACAAACAGCAGGGCTGCGATTCCTCCAAGCCCAAATGTGCGGTTAAACACAATGGCTCGGGGCTCAACTTTTCGTGGATGAATGTGCAATAGGAAGTCCGAAATGGATCGTTCCGTCGAAGGGTGTTTCATAAGAATGGTTTTTACCGTACTGCTAATATAACACAATGTAAACTAACCTCACCAATAAGAATTCAATTCAAAAAGCTAAATAACAAATACGTGTTGTTCCTCTTGATTACTCATCTCTTGTTTTATGCAAGCAATTTCCCTGGACTTGAATTAAATCATTCATCTGCAACAGATACGCCGGCCAGCAACCGAATTACCGCAGCAAACAGGAAGTTTAATTAGCTCATAAAATACTCATTAACAGCCACTTTATGACAATCCACAACAAATTATCCACAAAGTCTGGCTTACCATGTTGATTTTGATCGGCTTAGGCCTTAATTTTGATTAGAGTAACCCTTCTACCAAACCACCATGAAAAAAATAATCGTTTTCACCGCGATCTTACTTCTGACAACCGGCAGCCTGAAAGCACAGGAATTGTTCATAACACCTTTTGCCGGTTACACCTTTGCCGACGGATTCAATTTTAACCGCGGAAGGGCAAAAATCGGTGACGGTTTCACCTATGGCGGCATCATTTCCTACGTCGTTGACAACCGAATGAGTCTGGAACTGACCTACAGCCGCGAAGATTGCCACGCCATGGCCTATTCCAGTTACTGGGGAATTGATGTGTATGAACCTATCAGCGCCAATTATATCCTGGTTGGCGGAAGCAGGCTGCTCCCTTTCAGTGAAAAGTTCAGTGCCTTTATCGGGCCCAACATCGGTGTGGGTATATACTCCGGTAAATCCGGCGACGTTGGCACAAAAACCAAATTTGCCTTTGCGCTTAACGGTGGTTGCCGGTACATGTTTACCGACCGGGTTGGCTTCCGCATCCAGGCCAACTTGAATATGCCAATTACCGACGTTGGAGGCTCGTTGTGGTGGGACTCAACCTCCGGCACATCCGTGGGAATCTCGAGCCGGGTCCCGTTTGTGCAATTCGGCTTTACCGGCGGCCTGACCTTTAATATTAACTAAACGACGATTGCCGAAACCAGATGATGGCTTCATCCCAATCATTTTGAAAACTAAAACAGAAATAAAATTGCCATGAAATACTTAAATCTCCTTCTCGTCCTGATCTTTTTTGCCGGATCGGTCAATGCAAAATCGGATTATGCAGACTGGCCCAAAACGATAACCAATTCAAAAGGTGTTCTCACCATGTATCAACCGCAA harbors:
- a CDS encoding QcrA and Rieske domain-containing protein; its protein translation is MMKIGRRKFFKGILYSLASLEFGYVFIRLLGHRKGALAETSYYEAGEVSVFEKGRVYPFGSAEFFLCRLDDGGFIAVSSKCTHLGCVIQFNTNHDRFECPCHASAFDKDGSVISSPAARALDYYPIAFKGNKVLVDTANPVKRSKFDRSQVMYA
- a CDS encoding cytochrome b N-terminal domain-containing protein, producing the protein MKHPSTERSISDFLLHIHPRKVEPRAIVFNRTFGLGGIAALLFVILFITGMLLRFAYVPSGSGAYDSIVRLQKDVLFGQLLRNLHYWSAMLLVVVSFLHLVRVFYAQAVYHERRKNWLYGLLLMFLVVCSNFTGYLLPWDQLSYWAVTIMTNMLNYTPLVGKFLADMIRGGDVVNDDTLLRFYNFHTGLLPLLLVFFMFVHFWLVRRAKGVAIPHSERTTKVETHPNLVYKEALTALVVIIVLMLFSFFVDAPLLDKAKPLVSPNPSKAPWYFMGFQELLMHMHPAFASFLIPLLVIELFIIIPFVHFRKVNEGVWFYSEKGKKITILSAIVTAVFTFAIIVIDDLLLDFGHWFSSWPVLISEGVLPALIYFVPVGVYLYFVKKKFKADAMELVLVSVTIILVAYLVMMLTGSLLRGAGMQLIF